The region GCCAATCTTCAAGCTGTAAACTGAGAAGTGTGCTCGATCCCGCTGCTAAATGACATTGTAAAGCATCACTTAAATGTCTATCCATAGGAACAAAAGATGCGTCACGACCAACACCTTCTGGTAGATAACCGTGGAAATCAACACTATTTAAAATCTCTTGCTTTGATTCTGCACGAGTCGCAAACAACTCTTTAAGTTGTTCAGCATCTGGGTACAAACCAATCTCTTCACCCATTTTTAAATCATCACAATGCCAGAAACCGCGTAATGTTGGCATATCATGCGTACATAATGCCGACATTGACTGTTCTTGATAATGCGTTGGTGAATAAAAACCACCATCTTCTGCTGTTTCAAAGAAGAAGACTTTATATGAGTGAATACCTGCATCAGCCAGTAAATCAACAATCTCATCAGGTACTGTACCTAAATCTTCACCAATCACAGAGCATTCATGACGATGACTTTCTAATGCAAGGATTGATAACATGTCTTCTACTGGGTAGTACATGTATGCACCTTTAGTGGCATCTTCACCTTTAGGGATCCACCACAAGCGCAACAAACCTAATACATGGTCAATACGTAATGCGCCACATGCTTTCATGTTCGCACGTAATAATTCAATATATGCATCATAAGCCGTTGCTTTTAATGCATGAGGGTTTAATGGCGGTAAACCCCAGTTTTGGCCTAGTGGTCCTAAGATATCAGGTGGAGCGCCGATGCTCACGTCCAAACATAAATTACCATGGTCAGCCCACGTTTCTGAGCCAGAATCAGCAACACCGACGGCTAAGTCACGATAAAGGCCTACATCCATTCCTTTGTTTTCAGCAAACTGTTGAACATCATTAATTTGTGTAAAAGCAAGCCATTGTAGGTACATGTACAAGTTAACTTGATCACGGTTTTCCGTAATAAATTGTTGTACTTGCTTATTATCAAAATGTTGAAGTTCATTTGGGAAAACAGGCCAGCCCCAAATACTTTGATCCTGGGTATATAGTGTATTATGAAGCGCATCAAATGCAGCTTGATGAAGTAAGCTTTCTCCACCTTGCTCAACAAATGCAAGAAAAGCTTCAGCACGAGCGCTTTTCTTATCTAGATGACGAGCTTTAAACTCTTCAAATAAGAAAGGTAATACACTCATTTTAAGTGAAGATACTTCCGTATAATTCACCCAATGTGATTGGCGAGCGTCATTTAAACGTTGTTGGAATGCAGCACTACCTACTAACTCTTGAGCTTTGTTACATAAGGCAAATTCAGGCACTGAACAAACATCAATATACAGAATATTCAACCAACGGCGTGATGATGGGCTGTATGGGCTTGCACCTTCTGGGTTTGCAGGGAATAGTGAGTGAATTGGATTTAAGCCTACAAAATCACCACCACGATTTGCAATATCACCAACTAATTGCTTTAAGTCACCAAAATCACCAATACCCCAATTATGAGCGGTTCTTAATGTGTAAAGCTGAACACTTGGTCCCCACATTTTTTTATCTTGATTGATAGCTTCTTGCTTAAAGCACGCTTGTGGCGTCACAATCAGTGTCATTTTATAAGGCGCTTTACGGCGCTTACGAATAATCTCTAATTGATGATAACCCCAAGGTAGAGTTGGTAAAGAGAATAATAATACACCATCATTTTCACGATCATCTTCAATAATCTGTGATTGTAAGTAGCCTTCTAGCACTTCACCTTTTTCGGTGGTTACTTTCCAACTGAACTCGCTGATGCGCGCACTCTTACCTAGATACATTTCTACTTGCAGAGGTTCGTTATCACGAATAACTTTTAC is a window of Aliivibrio wodanis DNA encoding:
- the malQ gene encoding 4-alpha-glucanotransferase, which produces MKDNNNVLHQVAEQAGLANSYISAWGDEAKVSDDTLTRLLASLGYDTKNDKTLLSSSEKMQKKEVLASVKVIRDNEPLQVEMYLGKSARISEFSWKVTTEKGEVLEGYLQSQIIEDDRENDGVLLFSLPTLPWGYHQLEIIRKRRKAPYKMTLIVTPQACFKQEAINQDKKMWGPSVQLYTLRTAHNWGIGDFGDLKQLVGDIANRGGDFVGLNPIHSLFPANPEGASPYSPSSRRWLNILYIDVCSVPEFALCNKAQELVGSAAFQQRLNDARQSHWVNYTEVSSLKMSVLPFLFEEFKARHLDKKSARAEAFLAFVEQGGESLLHQAAFDALHNTLYTQDQSIWGWPVFPNELQHFDNKQVQQFITENRDQVNLYMYLQWLAFTQINDVQQFAENKGMDVGLYRDLAVGVADSGSETWADHGNLCLDVSIGAPPDILGPLGQNWGLPPLNPHALKATAYDAYIELLRANMKACGALRIDHVLGLLRLWWIPKGEDATKGAYMYYPVEDMLSILALESHRHECSVIGEDLGTVPDEIVDLLADAGIHSYKVFFFETAEDGGFYSPTHYQEQSMSALCTHDMPTLRGFWHCDDLKMGEEIGLYPDAEQLKELFATRAESKQEILNSVDFHGYLPEGVGRDASFVPMDRHLSDALQCHLAAGSSTLLSLQLEDWLEMDKPVNIPGTVDEYPNWRRKLSITLDEIFNRQEVNELTKRLTDIRAQASRK